In Hasllibacter sp. MH4015, the following proteins share a genomic window:
- a CDS encoding HIT domain-containing protein, which translates to MPYAYDDQNIFAKILRGEIPNKTVAESDHTLAFADINPAAPVHVLVIPKGAYVCFDHFAAEASDAEIADFHRVAARICVELGVSPGDGKAGYRTISNAGADAVQEVPHYHMHIVGGRPLGQMLQKPA; encoded by the coding sequence ATGCCTTATGCCTATGACGATCAGAACATCTTCGCGAAAATCCTGCGTGGAGAGATCCCCAACAAGACCGTGGCCGAAAGCGATCACACGCTGGCATTCGCCGATATCAATCCCGCCGCACCGGTCCACGTGCTGGTGATCCCCAAGGGCGCCTATGTCTGCTTCGATCACTTCGCGGCGGAGGCATCCGATGCCGAGATCGCGGATTTCCACCGCGTCGCCGCGCGCATCTGCGTGGAGTTGGGCGTGTCCCCGGGCGACGGCAAGGCAGGATACCGCACGATTTCCAACGCCGGCGCGGATGCGGTGCAGGAGGTGCCCCATTACCACATGCATATCGTCGGTGGCCGCCCCCTCGGCCAGATGCTGCAAAAGCCTGCCTGA
- a CDS encoding zinc-finger domain-containing protein: protein MSIEAPETEIVTTTRVACDGGEGALGHPRVWLMIDPDTGFVECGYCDKKYIHADFAGDAGVA from the coding sequence ATGAGCATCGAGGCACCGGAGACCGAAATCGTCACGACGACCCGCGTGGCCTGTGACGGCGGGGAGGGCGCGTTGGGCCATCCGCGCGTCTGGCTGATGATCGACCCCGACACCGGCTTCGTCGAATGCGGCTATTGCGACAAGAAATACATCCACGCCGATTTTGCCGGAGATGCGGGCGTGGCGTGA
- a CDS encoding DUF2459 domain-containing protein, translated as MRVTGRLFGAAFVVLALYLGAAALGGLVPGRTADLPAGDDVEIGLLYGSIHVDFLLPATEGARAALGFARAAGVPVDDPGVGHIVVGWGARDFYTTTPEWADLSARATWRAISGDASVLRVDVFGHGVDMAQVPSFHLSQAQYTALLEEIAASATTVPVAVQGHRPTSGFVEADGRFHIFRTCNTWVGRMLRAAGVEAGIWTPAPYALRLSLWRAGLS; from the coding sequence ATGCGTGTGACAGGCCGCCTCTTCGGGGCGGCCTTTGTCGTTCTGGCGCTCTATCTTGGGGCGGCGGCCCTGGGCGGGCTGGTGCCGGGGCGCACGGCAGATTTGCCTGCGGGCGACGATGTGGAGATCGGCCTGCTCTACGGTTCCATCCACGTTGATTTCCTTCTGCCTGCAACGGAGGGGGCGCGCGCCGCGCTCGGCTTTGCCCGCGCGGCCGGCGTGCCGGTGGACGATCCGGGCGTCGGCCATATCGTGGTCGGCTGGGGCGCGCGGGATTTCTACACCACGACACCGGAATGGGCCGACCTGAGCGCGCGGGCGACGTGGCGCGCGATCTCCGGCGACGCTTCGGTCCTGCGGGTGGACGTGTTCGGCCACGGGGTCGACATGGCGCAAGTCCCCTCTTTCCACCTGTCGCAGGCGCAATACACGGCCCTGCTGGAGGAGATCGCGGCCAGCGCGACCACGGTGCCGGTGGCGGTGCAAGGCCATCGCCCGACCTCCGGTTTCGTTGAAGCCGACGGGCGGTTTCACATTTTCCGCACCTGCAACACCTGGGTCGGGCGCATGTTGCGCGCAGCCGGGGTGGAGGCGGGCATCTGGACCCCCGCGCCCTACGCCCTCCGCCTGTCGCTGTGGCGCGCCGGGCTCAGTTGA